From the Nostoc sp. PCC 7107 genome, the window ATTAAAACAGGCATTTCCCAACCTGTTTCAATCACTGGTCTAAGGCGGTAAAATCTCAAAGCCAAGTCATCTGGTGGTGTATCGTTAGCTGGCGACCAAAGTTTACAGTAGGTACGCCATGCTACCTCAAAATATTCAATTAGTCCGTCGCAAATTACTCCGTCAAAGTCTAAGGCTAAAATTGTAGGACTATTGGCAGTCATAGTGTTGAGCATGAAAACTGATTTTGAAAGCTTACCTGAAAAATCAAAATATAGTAGTGATCTTTGTTAGTTTTTTGTCATTTATAATTTATGCAAAACAGATTCAGCTACGGTAAATTATTTTTCTTTTACCTTAATTCAGTGAAAATTGCTAAAATCCGCCAGTTTTAATTACGTTGATCCTGCCTGAATCAATATCTCTACAAAAAGAAATTAAAAAAATATTATTTACTTCTTTTCTTTGTGCCTGTGCGCCTGTACGTGAGGTAAATTAATACCCGGATTTAGTCCAAAAAATGCGAGTCAATACTCAACAAAACGCATATATAAAATTGGCGGCAAAATTATGATTACTCAATCCGAGACAACGACCTCACCTAAACTAATCATGGGCAATCAGGCTCCTGTTTTGGAAGTCAAAACCTTAGATGGAAACATTTGGAAATTATCTGACCAAAATCCTGAAAACTACACCATGATTGTGTTTTATCGAGGGTTACACTGCCCTATTTGCGAACAATATATTACTGATTTAGAGCAAAAACTGGATGCTTTCAAACAATTGGGTGTAGGAGCGATCGCCCTCAGCGGCGATTCCTTAGAAAAAGCGCAACAATTTCAAGCCAAAGCCAATATCCAACATCTCACAATTGGGTACAGCTTGACTCCCGATGAAATGCGCCGTTGGGGACTATATCTCACCAAAGGACATTTTGAAAGTGAACCCGCTTTATTTAGCGAACCGGCTGTGTTTCTCATCAAGCCCGATGGTCGCTTATACTTTGCAAACATCGGTACTCATCCCTTCTCTCGTGTAGATTTTGGTTTCCTACTACAAGGACTAGAGTACATCATTCCCAGAAACTACCCTTTCCGTGGAACCGAGTGGGAGTAATTTTTCGACTCGATTACCGTTAATTTTGTTGGTGATGTGGAGTGAGGGTAGACAGTTGTTCTATCCCTTACTCTACCGAGTCACTCGGTGTTTTTGAGTATTTTAATTGAATCCTCATAAATCAGGATTAGAACTTCATTGATGAGTGTTCACCGCAAGACTTTCGTACATCACTAACTAACCGCTAGGATGCCTGGCATCAATAAGTTTCATAACTTAAAATTTTAAATCGTTAAATGCCTAGTCTCAAACTTTCAGTGACTGGAGTCGAAATTGTTAAACAAGCGCGTAAAGAAAAAGCTTGGACGATTGACGACCCACGTTGGTTAGAAGCAGTAAGTCAAATTCTCAAACCTGAATGTAGTTGGGAAAATGCAGAAGTATTTGTAGCAGGGGTATCTTTACCAACATGGAAGCGTTTTCTTAGGGGCGATGGAATTGATGCTTCAGTGTTTAAGGCATTCTGTCAAGTTTTGGGTTTAAATTGGCAAGAATTAATCGATCGCCCTTTCAAATCACCTTCATCTAGCACCACTCAAATACCTGACATTCCCTTGTTTTTTGGACGAGATTACGAATTGGCGACATTAATCAAGTCCGTTGAGGACGGAACACGTCTGTTGGTGATTACTGGAATTGGTGGTATTGGTAAAACCGCTATAGCCACAAAACTAGCAGCAGCTTTGCAGCCACAGTTTAAGCAAACTCTCTGGTTTTCGGTTCATCTCACATCACTATCAACCCATACACCTAAAGCGTTAGAATCCCAAACATTGATGGTTTTTGATGGTTGGGATGAGATTCTCCGTGCTGGACAGTATCCTTTAGGAGCCGAATTTCTCCGCACGGTAGTGCAAACTACTCATAATAGTTGTGTAATTTTGACTAGTCGAGAGCAACCCGAAGGATTAAATATTTTAAGTGCAGCTGGTGCAGTTATTTTCCCTCTCGGCGGACTCATGGAAGGTGCAATTGAGCTTTTGCAACATCATAGACTTACTTTTAATGCTCAACAGTGGGTTGCACTAGTAAATCAATATGGTGGTAATCCTTTATTTTTGAATATGGCGGCTAATTTCATTCACGAATTATTTGCCGGGGATGTAGGAGAATTTTTAGCCTGTGGAACCATAGTCGCTGGAGAATTTGAGCCACTCGTGAGCGAATGGTTAAAGTATATTTCTCCTGTTGAAAAAATCCTGATTAAGTTTTTGACTACAAGCATCCAAGGATTCACCCGTGAAGAAATACTATTAAACCTAGCCAGTGATGCGACCAATGGAGATATTTTAAAGGCACTCTTATCATTAAAACGCAGAGGATTGGTAGAAACTATCAAAGATGGGGAGAAGGAGCGATTTTTTTTACAACTCGTGATTTTCAAATGCGTGCGACGTTTGTTTAATGAGTGAAGCTGACTCAACCACCGCCACCACCGCCACAGCCACCACCTCCACAGCCACCACCTCCACAGCCACCACCTCCACAGCCACCACCTCCACAGCCACCACCGTCACCACCGCCACCACCGCCACCTTTAGAACGATTATTAGAGCTACTGAACAAGAAGATAACAAGGAAAAATAACCAGAAAAGCCACCAAAATCCACTAGAATTAGGCTGAAACTGTGAATTTTGCCATTGAGGAGTCGTTACATTAGTACCTGTGCGATCAAATGTCACCTGAACTTCCAACTCATTTTTTGGTTTAATTGCTTCTTTAGCAACAAACTCAATGATTTTTGTATTCACTTGACGGATATCTGCGGATACTCCATAGCTCTGAAAATCTTTGATACTAGCAGCGAATTGTTCAGGAAGCTCTACGGTTACTTTTGCTTGGTTGATAGAGGCTTGACGATCAGCAAAGATAGCTTTCCAGTATACTTTTGCATTATTGTCATTTACGTGTAATCCGCCAATAACACGGTATTTCAAAACAAAAGTATGACTTTCAGGCGGGTTGAGTTGATGTTCCCAACGAATCCAAAGTTGATTGTTTTCAACTCCTGTTGCGGTAGGTAATAATTTACCATTTTCTGATACGGAAACTTCGGTAATTTTGTCTAATTTATCAATAGGAATATAGCGGTAACGTTGATTTTTATAATCTCCCGTAAATGTATATTTTTGCATTTCAGTAATTAACATATCGCCGTTAGTTTGGACGGCAATATTAACATTCATAAATTCCCAATAGAATGGCGGTGATTGTGCTGTGGCATGATTAATCGAAAGTCCTAGAATCAGAAATAGACCAAGACAAAATAGACACAATCTTTGGATGTGTTTAGTCCACATATTCAGAAATCCCAACAATAAATTATTCCAAATAGCTTGTTAGTATGGTCAATCTATAGGAATCCGATTTGATTTGGAGAAAAAATCTAAGTACGACCGTACGCCCCTACCGTTGGGGAACATGAAGTACGATCGCCTATCACCCTCGTTCAAAAATCAAATATGATTCCTATATTTGTTCAAAAATCAAGTAGGAATCCTATAGTGATGAAAAAGCCTTAAGTATTAACGAAAATATCTGCATTGGTTAAAGACAATCCAGCACTGAGTGTAGCAAATTGGATTCTGGCGATCGCGCCTGTACCATCGGCATCAAAGAACAAGCCGCCTGTTACATTGTTATAAATAAATCTCTGACTACTTGTAGTTGCTGCTGCACCAATGACAAATCGATTAGCCGCGATCGCTGCACCAGTTACTAAGCCTCCTCCAAAACCAGATGCAGAGACGAAAATAGTATCATCAATGACACTAAAATCAGTAATTCTATCAATGCCTTCAGTCCGGGAATTAAAATTAAAGCTATCTCTTCCCAAACCACCAGTGAGTGTATCGTTACCTGCACCAGCAGTGAGAGTATCATTACCTGCACCGCCATTGAGTGTGTTATTCCCACTGTTGCCTGTAATGGAGTTGTTGAGAGTGTTGCCAGTGCCATTAATGGCGGCTGTACCTGTCAAAATTAGGTTTTCTAAATTGCTTCCCAAGGTGTAACTGATGGAGGTGCGAATCGTATCTGTACCTTCATTCGCGTTTTCTATAACCACATCTCCGATGCTATCAACAGTATATGTATCATTGCCAGCACCACCATTGAGAGTATCATTACCTACACCACCATTGAGCGTGTTATTCCCACTGTTGCCTGTAATGGAGTTGTTGAGAGTATTGCCAGTGCCATTAATGGCGGCTGTACCTGTCAAAATTAGGTTTTCTAAATTGGCTCCCAAGGTGTAACTGATGGAGGTGCGAATCGTATCTATACCTTCATTCGCGTTTTCTATAACCACATCTCCAGAGGTATTAACTATATAGGTGTCATTATCTCTGCCACCTCGAAGGGTATCATTACCTGCGCCACCGTCAAGACTATCATCACCTCTACCACCAGATAAAACGTTAGCAGCACTATTACCAATAATTGTGTCATTACCATCGCCCCCAAAGGCATTTTCGATGATAGTTCCTGTATTGATAATTAACGTAGTTCCATTGAGAATACTTGTAGAACCTGCATTCAGGTCTAGGTAGGAGTTGGAAGTAATCGCCGCAGCATTAATTGTATCTGTACCAGTATTATCACTCGGTGTAGTAGTGCCATAAAAGCCATACTCATTGGTGTAGAAATAAGTATCATTGGCAGTATCTGTATCTCCGTATAAACGTAAATTCCAACTATTAAGAATACCAGTATCTGAGAGGAATAAATCCTGAATTCTCAGTGTCCAGTTACCTGCACTGCTTTCTCCCCAATGTTGTGAGCTAGAGAGTTTAAACACAATATTGTCTCCAGAGTCCCAGCCATCGCCTGGTTGATTGATCAAACGGCTGATGGTTCCACTAGGAGAAATCAAATCAACAACCAAATCACCTCGATAAGAATGAGTCAGATTAAGTTCTACTTCCACCCAATCAACATCTAAACCAGCAGCAACAGTAAAGGTGCTACTAATTCCGCCTGTATTGCTATCTGGGATAACCAAGCCTAAATTACCAGAGCTGTAAGAAAGAGACTGCTCGTTGCTAAACACACTCTGCTTTTGCCAAGTTTCTGCCAAACGCACAGCAGCATGAGCATCTACTAAACCAAATCCATAGTCGTGGCTGACGTGTAAACCACCACCATTGAAGTTGTTAGCGCCGTTAATTTGCCAAATATAATTTCCACCTTGGTTATAAAAATCGTTTTGACGAGCAGAATAGGCGAGAATTTCTTGGATGTCTCGATAACCTAAATTGCGATTGGCTTCTAGTAAAAGAGCCACTACCCCAGAAACTTGCGGTGCGGCTGCGGAAGTGCCGTTAAAACTATAATTGTAGTCTTCAAAACTATAGCCATCTGATCCTTGACGATCTGTTGTGACAATACTGCCATCATACCCACTACCAAAAGCCGAAACTAGAATAGATGCACCAGGAGTACTATAGGGACTGGCAAAGCCATTATGATCAAGTGCAGCTACAGTAATTACCTGACGGGAGTTTTGAAAGTTGTGATAGTTAGTATTATCTCCTTCTTGACGGCTATTTCCGGCGGCAAATACGATCGCCGTTCCTAATCCATTACGTCCATTTGTAACAGCATTGGCGATTGCTTGTCCTGCTTGTGGAATAGTATAAAAATTATCGGCAAAAAAACCGCTAACACCCCAACTATTATTGACAACATCAAAGCTTTCAGCACGCCACAAAGCGCCAACTACATCACCCCCAAAACCAATAGCCCTGATACCACTAATTGTTGCATTAAAAGCCACACCCACAGTGCCAACTCCATTTGCTTCGGATGCAATGATACCTGCTACTGATGTGCCGTGACTATCAATTGCATTTCCGAAAGGATCGAAGTTTTGCTCAATAGTGTCATAATCTCTAGTCGTATCGTAATTATTATCTAAATCGTAGTGTGTGTAATCAAATCCATCATCAATCACACCAACAACAACACCACGCCCTGTATAGTCCTCCCAAACATTAACCACATTGAGATCAATACCAGGAGTACCACCAGATTGACCTTGGTTATATAAATACCATTGATTTGGAAATAAGGGATCGGAAGGAATAGTAGTCATAGATTTGTTGTGCTAATAGTAAAAATGCTTGAATTGGGCTAAAGCCTATTGAGTTTTATTTGATGTGCGTTACTGAATATTGTTTAATTGGCAAGTTTCGTGGCTTGTGGAGTTTCTGCTTGAAGACCAGTAATTTTTTCTAACTGCGATCGCATTTCTCTACCAGTACCTCGCCCAACAAATATCCTTAAGTAATCCATACTTTGTTGTTCCTGGCTCGTATCTTCGGGAGTAGCTGACGCGTAATTAATTTGAATTTCCGAAATTTTTTTATTTGGAGTTAATAGGAACCCAGTAATTCCAAATAAAAGTGTATTGACAACCCTTGCATCAGTATTATCTTTTTCATCTTCACGATACTCAATTCGACTAATGTTATTGGGGAAAATCTGTATTATTCGAGTAGATTTTTTATCGTTGATTATTTCTAGTCTCTCGCCCATTTCTTGATAGACTGTAATTCCTGTTTCATTCACATTTATTTTGCAATTTCCTCGTTTTTCTAGGTCATGTTTTTTTAAAATACAATCACCTTTTTTTCCTGAGCGATTATCCAAAGATATAGGTGCTTCGTAACCCTGACATCGAGAATTGAGGGGAAAGCTAGAACATAATTGGTATAACTCTTTTGCATTTAA encodes:
- a CDS encoding peroxiredoxin-like family protein, giving the protein MITQSETTTSPKLIMGNQAPVLEVKTLDGNIWKLSDQNPENYTMIVFYRGLHCPICEQYITDLEQKLDAFKQLGVGAIALSGDSLEKAQQFQAKANIQHLTIGYSLTPDEMRRWGLYLTKGHFESEPALFSEPAVFLIKPDGRLYFANIGTHPFSRVDFGFLLQGLEYIIPRNYPFRGTEWE
- a CDS encoding ATP-binding protein yields the protein MPSLKLSVTGVEIVKQARKEKAWTIDDPRWLEAVSQILKPECSWENAEVFVAGVSLPTWKRFLRGDGIDASVFKAFCQVLGLNWQELIDRPFKSPSSSTTQIPDIPLFFGRDYELATLIKSVEDGTRLLVITGIGGIGKTAIATKLAAALQPQFKQTLWFSVHLTSLSTHTPKALESQTLMVFDGWDEILRAGQYPLGAEFLRTVVQTTHNSCVILTSREQPEGLNILSAAGAVIFPLGGLMEGAIELLQHHRLTFNAQQWVALVNQYGGNPLFLNMAANFIHELFAGDVGEFLACGTIVAGEFEPLVSEWLKYISPVEKILIKFLTTSIQGFTREEILLNLASDATNGDILKALLSLKRRGLVETIKDGEKERFFLQLVIFKCVRRLFNE
- a CDS encoding DUF2207 domain-containing protein; the protein is MWTKHIQRLCLFCLGLFLILGLSINHATAQSPPFYWEFMNVNIAVQTNGDMLITEMQKYTFTGDYKNQRYRYIPIDKLDKITEVSVSENGKLLPTATGVENNQLWIRWEHQLNPPESHTFVLKYRVIGGLHVNDNNAKVYWKAIFADRQASINQAKVTVELPEQFAASIKDFQSYGVSADIRQVNTKIIEFVAKEAIKPKNELEVQVTFDRTGTNVTTPQWQNSQFQPNSSGFWWLFWLFFLVIFLFSSSNNRSKGGGGGGGDGGGCGGGGCGGGGCGGGGCGGGGCGGGGGG
- a CDS encoding S8 family serine peptidase, translating into MTTIPSDPLFPNQWYLYNQGQSGGTPGIDLNVVNVWEDYTGRGVVVGVIDDGFDYTHYDLDNNYDTTRDYDTIEQNFDPFGNAIDSHGTSVAGIIASEANGVGTVGVAFNATISGIRAIGFGGDVVGALWRAESFDVVNNSWGVSGFFADNFYTIPQAGQAIANAVTNGRNGLGTAIVFAAGNSRQEGDNTNYHNFQNSRQVITVAALDHNGFASPYSTPGASILVSAFGSGYDGSIVTTDRQGSDGYSFEDYNYSFNGTSAAAPQVSGVVALLLEANRNLGYRDIQEILAYSARQNDFYNQGGNYIWQINGANNFNGGGLHVSHDYGFGLVDAHAAVRLAETWQKQSVFSNEQSLSYSSGNLGLVIPDSNTGGISSTFTVAAGLDVDWVEVELNLTHSYRGDLVVDLISPSGTISRLINQPGDGWDSGDNIVFKLSSSQHWGESSAGNWTLRIQDLFLSDTGILNSWNLRLYGDTDTANDTYFYTNEYGFYGTTTPSDNTGTDTINAAAITSNSYLDLNAGSTSILNGTTLIINTGTIIENAFGGDGNDTIIGNSAANVLSGGRGDDSLDGGAGNDTLRGGRDNDTYIVNTSGDVVIENANEGIDTIRTSISYTLGANLENLILTGTAAINGTGNTLNNSITGNSGNNTLNGGVGNDTLNGGAGNDTYTVDSIGDVVIENANEGTDTIRTSISYTLGSNLENLILTGTAAINGTGNTLNNSITGNSGNNTLNGGAGNDTLTAGAGNDTLTGGLGRDSFNFNSRTEGIDRITDFSVIDDTIFVSASGFGGGLVTGAAIAANRFVIGAAATTSSQRFIYNNVTGGLFFDADGTGAIARIQFATLSAGLSLTNADIFVNT